In Verrucomicrobiota bacterium, a single genomic region encodes these proteins:
- a CDS encoding alpha-galactosidase, producing the protein MTKLLSKFTVGDTVVRFDAPSDGKGAPQLSLHPKGLAPVKHRELLPRDVEIAGLPSMWQSIGAWSLDALVQLKCMEDIYGGGFSQGRTMRSGHSTAVLEFIGQKVHRKNGDTAVVTTLKHPSGLLCEHQLSWQGIVPVFSSSVSVRNSGKKPVTLEMLSSFSLGGMTPYAHDDAPNRLFVHRYRSTWSAEGRPDTQGIEDLQLERSWAGNGIACERFGQVGSMPVRGFFPFVALEDREAGVLWGAQLASPGSWQMEVFRKDDFVALSGGQADREFGHWFKTLKSGETYDTPVATLGCIKGDIDQLAQRLSSAQEGALADLPKIENDLPIVVNEWCTSWGNPTQENLLALAKRLQGTPAKYLVIDDGWAERPGGGIQQNGDWIINRKSFPEGLAAACRAIREHDLIPGIWFEFEVCNPGSKAFDLTDHHLHRDGRVLQVGSRRYWDFRDPFTFDYLAKRVIHLLRDNGLGYLKVDYNDNIGFGVDGAESPGEGLRRHLEGVRKFFRKLREELPDLVIENCSSGGHRLEPSMMGLSAMGSFSDAHESREIPIIAANVQRLILPRQSQIWAVLRKNDTAQRLAYSLAATFLGRMCLSGDIHDLSPAQWKLTVSAMELYRRVYPIIRDGHSTFHGETGKSWRHPQGWQAVLRTSKNGKRALLIAHTFSKAFPKSVQIPLTESSWKIEEAWPKKQGLPATLKGKSLKLDLPGEFRACVVSLRRG; encoded by the coding sequence ATGACCAAGCTTCTCTCCAAGTTCACTGTCGGCGACACGGTCGTCCGCTTCGATGCCCCCTCAGATGGCAAGGGCGCACCGCAACTCTCGCTTCATCCGAAGGGGCTCGCACCGGTGAAGCACCGCGAACTCCTGCCGCGGGATGTCGAGATCGCGGGCCTGCCGTCAATGTGGCAGTCGATTGGCGCATGGTCGCTCGATGCGCTCGTTCAGCTCAAATGCATGGAGGACATTTATGGTGGAGGCTTTTCCCAAGGCCGCACGATGCGCTCAGGACACTCGACGGCCGTTCTCGAATTCATCGGTCAGAAGGTTCACAGGAAAAACGGCGACACCGCCGTGGTCACCACGCTCAAGCATCCTTCGGGGCTGCTCTGCGAGCATCAGCTCTCCTGGCAGGGAATTGTGCCGGTATTTTCCAGCAGCGTCAGCGTGCGCAACTCCGGCAAAAAACCAGTGACCCTGGAAATGCTCAGTAGTTTCTCGCTCGGCGGCATGACACCTTATGCTCACGACGACGCGCCGAACCGGTTGTTCGTGCATCGCTACCGCTCCACCTGGAGTGCCGAAGGCCGCCCCGACACGCAGGGCATCGAGGACCTGCAACTTGAGCGATCATGGGCCGGCAATGGCATCGCCTGCGAGCGCTTCGGCCAGGTCGGCTCCATGCCGGTTCGCGGTTTTTTTCCCTTCGTCGCGCTCGAGGATCGCGAGGCCGGCGTGCTCTGGGGCGCGCAACTCGCCTCTCCCGGCTCGTGGCAGATGGAAGTCTTCCGCAAGGATGATTTCGTCGCGCTCTCGGGAGGCCAGGCCGACCGCGAGTTCGGGCATTGGTTCAAAACGCTGAAATCGGGCGAAACCTACGACACCCCCGTCGCCACGCTCGGCTGCATCAAGGGTGACATCGATCAACTCGCGCAGCGGCTCAGTTCCGCGCAGGAAGGGGCGCTGGCGGATTTGCCCAAGATCGAGAACGACCTGCCCATCGTGGTGAACGAGTGGTGCACGAGCTGGGGCAATCCGACCCAGGAAAACCTGCTGGCATTGGCCAAGCGTCTCCAAGGAACGCCTGCAAAGTACCTCGTCATCGACGATGGCTGGGCCGAGCGGCCCGGCGGAGGCATCCAGCAGAACGGCGACTGGATCATCAACCGCAAATCCTTTCCCGAGGGCCTCGCCGCAGCCTGCCGGGCAATCCGCGAGCACGATCTCATCCCCGGCATCTGGTTCGAGTTCGAGGTCTGCAATCCGGGATCAAAGGCATTCGATCTCACCGATCACCATCTCCACCGGGATGGTCGGGTGCTTCAGGTCGGCAGCCGCCGCTACTGGGATTTCCGAGACCCTTTCACCTTCGATTACCTCGCAAAAAGAGTGATCCATCTCCTTCGCGACAACGGTCTCGGTTACCTCAAGGTCGATTACAACGACAACATCGGCTTCGGTGTCGATGGGGCCGAGTCGCCCGGAGAGGGACTGCGGCGGCATCTGGAGGGTGTCCGGAAATTCTTCCGCAAACTGCGAGAGGAACTTCCCGATCTCGTCATCGAGAATTGTTCCTCCGGAGGTCACCGCCTCGAACCCTCGATGATGGGCCTCAGCGCGATGGGATCGTTTTCCGATGCGCACGAAAGCCGGGAAATCCCGATCATCGCCGCGAATGTCCAGCGCCTCATCCTCCCGCGCCAGTCGCAGATCTGGGCCGTGCTGCGCAAGAACGACACCGCGCAACGCCTCGCCTACTCGCTCGCCGCCACCTTCCTCGGCCGCATGTGCCTTTCCGGCGATATCCACGACCTTTCCCCCGCGCAGTGGAAACTCACCGTCTCCGCCATGGAGCTCTACCGCCGCGTCTATCCGATCATCCGCGACGGGCACTCCACCTTCCACGGCGAGACCGGCAAAAGCTGGCGTCACCCGCAAGGCTGGCAAGCCGTCCTGCGTACTTCAAAAAACGGCAAGCGCGCCCTGCTCATCGCCCACACCTTCAGCAAAGCATTCCCGAAATCCGTGCAAATCCCGCTCACGGAAAGCAGCTGGAAAATCGAAGAAGCCTGGCCCAAAAAACAAGGGCTCCCGGCAACCCTCAAAGGAAAATCCCTGAAACTCGACCTCCCCGGTGAATTCCGCGCCTGCGTGGTCAGCCTGCGGCGGGGCTGA
- a CDS encoding DUF6067 family protein: MKLKMMKLSPCKTLFAAALLTGLSVAGANPLPDGKNAEFAVPRISKPPTIDGKIDAEEWREAVAIGGLATQNPGGNLLIMRPTTYFLAWDAENIYLACRTWIMPDYKPRVKGRTPGSVDAHDDGMELSLQPMGANLPEGTLGNSYKFFISCFGSDGDFGRVSVGQIFRNWRPTFRTAVRQTEPGTAPWGGSWWEGEVVLPAKDFELTGPNRTGDVWKMLLAFNHIPGFTQNAVPMGSSYFDASGWPKMTLVENTPAVQVTMDELPGLKDGMAAAKITVYNPTSAPATVNILAQLEEWKDAKTAEDLLKKEETLTIAPGQTGEFRLSEALPRDIGKNKGGLYFRVTQGDKELYRYYAYFAPGYDANWVKFTPPKAAYPVSVKFNALRGKLQLDADAHYTASPESAKTLHYKILLEGAENPVLSGEITEKKYDLFESMLEMPDLKPGKYTLETTMELADGTMLGPVKKGFQKLDEPKVFADWWKNNIGDTERVIAPFTEMTVKKETVGVWGRSYRLDALGLPEAMNSQENPVLAAPARIVVVVGGKEQTIDLGGKLRITEKKPWRVSFQGEVTGAGLKFSTTGCVEQDGLAQIKLTYEPVGKDPVQIDSLRLEFPLSDKEGQAINSMGPGGNFATLCADLVPRDKKGLLWSTLQMGKGGCGMTVGSFYPGVWIGNEERGFYWWADSDEGWVPDDTIAAHELVREERDGKSTLTLRNNIIGKPYTLTAPRTLAFNYNATPFKPLPKGWRATINAEDGTFTAPHKQYTDAAGKRWDGTQWLAAPAAPADWAKVWGEFKVNADKKVRELQPFDPLAARRTAWVHNSLAITGYGPRSSDEVLENYFRPEWGENNICDSQMDYDLWLAKRAFTEGGLRSIYWDIFFIKAWKEEINGMAYRLPDGRLQPTFNGMKLRRYMMRLASLMDQLGLSPGGVTVHSTNCFPFVAYPWVGAGLDGEHNFLTDATTRDWVDFYSPERMRALNTPQNYGVPLTWMSVNQMTDAVKRGKVWRGFYDWTRFHDCNWYGWDGYKPGDKLTDFGLNDERLKYVPHWRNTAIISNDPKVLVAYWQMPERVIVMAFNHDGTEVKNPVLKVDFAKLGLTGGTVVLSELRGIDPHNGQSNEADPEPVLDAPAQTVTVSGLLPHTARYIGLRVEKPADVERLKKELASVGEGVELTARMLDWGLDGKGVKFLPAGQSKTVSSTDPAAQVSVWELPDRVLLAVKNTGAKPLPVTLDIDLDKLGLVPKLPWQEFVRVRDFNGKGSKLEFYDRKLVLTAIKPGEVRLVGVRRY; this comes from the coding sequence ATGAAACTGAAGATGATGAAGCTATCGCCCTGCAAAACCCTGTTTGCTGCAGCCCTCCTGACCGGGTTGTCCGTTGCAGGGGCTAATCCGTTGCCTGATGGCAAAAATGCGGAATTCGCTGTGCCCAGGATTTCCAAGCCACCCACGATCGACGGAAAAATCGATGCCGAGGAATGGCGGGAGGCCGTGGCGATCGGGGGTCTCGCTACCCAGAACCCCGGCGGCAACCTGCTCATCATGCGACCGACAACCTATTTCTTGGCGTGGGACGCGGAGAATATCTATCTCGCCTGCCGCACCTGGATCATGCCGGACTACAAGCCGCGCGTGAAGGGTCGGACCCCGGGGAGCGTCGATGCCCATGACGACGGGATGGAGTTGAGCCTCCAGCCGATGGGCGCGAATCTGCCGGAAGGCACTCTCGGCAATTCCTACAAGTTCTTCATTAGCTGCTTCGGTTCGGACGGCGATTTCGGACGTGTATCGGTGGGACAGATTTTCCGCAACTGGCGTCCGACATTCCGGACGGCGGTGCGCCAGACCGAGCCCGGCACGGCGCCTTGGGGAGGTTCGTGGTGGGAGGGTGAGGTGGTCCTCCCGGCCAAGGACTTTGAACTGACCGGTCCTAACCGCACCGGGGATGTCTGGAAAATGCTTCTGGCCTTCAACCACATTCCAGGATTCACGCAGAATGCCGTGCCCATGGGCAGCAGCTATTTCGACGCCTCCGGCTGGCCCAAGATGACGCTGGTCGAGAACACGCCCGCCGTGCAGGTGACGATGGACGAGCTGCCCGGCCTCAAGGACGGCATGGCGGCGGCGAAGATCACGGTTTACAATCCGACTTCGGCACCGGCGACGGTGAATATCCTGGCCCAGCTCGAGGAGTGGAAGGATGCAAAGACCGCCGAGGATTTACTGAAGAAAGAGGAGACCCTCACCATCGCGCCTGGTCAGACCGGCGAGTTCAGGCTCTCCGAGGCATTGCCGCGCGACATCGGCAAGAACAAGGGCGGATTGTATTTCCGCGTCACGCAAGGCGACAAGGAGCTCTACCGCTACTACGCTTATTTCGCACCCGGCTATGATGCGAATTGGGTGAAGTTCACGCCTCCCAAAGCGGCCTATCCGGTGAGCGTCAAGTTCAATGCATTGCGTGGCAAGCTCCAGCTCGATGCCGACGCCCACTACACCGCCAGTCCGGAATCAGCCAAGACCCTCCACTACAAGATCCTTCTTGAGGGCGCGGAGAATCCGGTGCTCTCCGGTGAAATCACCGAAAAAAAATACGACCTTTTTGAAAGCATGCTTGAAATGCCGGATCTCAAGCCCGGGAAATACACGCTTGAGACCACGATGGAACTGGCCGACGGCACCATGTTGGGCCCCGTGAAAAAAGGTTTCCAAAAGCTCGACGAACCCAAGGTGTTCGCCGATTGGTGGAAGAACAACATCGGCGACACGGAGCGGGTGATCGCGCCCTTCACGGAAATGACCGTGAAAAAGGAGACCGTGGGAGTCTGGGGCCGGTCCTATCGACTCGATGCCCTCGGCCTGCCCGAGGCGATGAATTCCCAGGAGAATCCCGTTCTCGCCGCGCCGGCCCGCATCGTGGTGGTCGTCGGTGGCAAGGAGCAAACCATCGATCTCGGCGGGAAGCTCCGGATCACGGAGAAAAAGCCGTGGAGGGTCTCCTTCCAAGGCGAGGTCACCGGAGCGGGGCTGAAGTTCAGCACCACCGGTTGCGTGGAGCAGGACGGTCTCGCCCAGATCAAGCTCACCTACGAGCCTGTCGGCAAGGATCCGGTCCAGATCGACTCGCTGCGCCTGGAGTTTCCCCTTTCCGACAAGGAGGGGCAGGCCATCAACTCGATGGGGCCGGGGGGCAACTTCGCCACCCTCTGCGCGGACCTGGTGCCGCGGGATAAAAAAGGCCTCCTCTGGAGCACGCTCCAGATGGGAAAAGGGGGCTGCGGCATGACCGTCGGATCATTCTACCCGGGGGTCTGGATCGGCAACGAGGAGAGGGGCTTCTACTGGTGGGCCGACAGCGACGAGGGCTGGGTGCCGGATGACACGATTGCGGCCCATGAGTTGGTCCGTGAGGAGCGTGACGGCAAGTCCACCCTCACCCTGCGCAACAATATCATCGGCAAGCCCTACACGCTCACCGCCCCGCGCACGCTGGCCTTCAACTACAACGCCACTCCCTTCAAGCCCTTGCCGAAGGGCTGGCGCGCCACCATCAATGCGGAGGACGGCACCTTCACCGCTCCCCACAAGCAATATACCGATGCCGCCGGGAAGAGATGGGACGGCACGCAATGGCTTGCCGCGCCGGCCGCGCCCGCCGACTGGGCCAAGGTCTGGGGCGAGTTCAAGGTGAATGCCGACAAGAAGGTCCGCGAGCTCCAGCCATTCGATCCGCTGGCCGCCCGCCGCACGGCTTGGGTGCACAATTCCCTGGCCATCACGGGCTATGGACCGCGCTCAAGCGATGAAGTTCTCGAAAATTACTTCCGTCCCGAGTGGGGGGAGAACAACATCTGCGATTCCCAGATGGATTACGACCTCTGGCTGGCCAAGCGGGCGTTCACCGAGGGGGGATTGCGCTCCATTTACTGGGACATCTTCTTCATCAAAGCCTGGAAGGAAGAGATCAACGGCATGGCCTACAGACTGCCCGACGGTCGTCTCCAGCCGACATTCAACGGCATGAAACTCCGCCGTTACATGATGCGTCTGGCCTCCCTGATGGATCAGCTGGGCCTCTCTCCCGGAGGGGTGACCGTCCACTCGACGAACTGCTTCCCGTTCGTGGCGTATCCCTGGGTCGGGGCCGGCCTTGACGGGGAGCATAACTTCCTCACCGATGCCACCACGCGCGACTGGGTGGACTTCTACTCGCCGGAGAGGATGCGCGCGCTCAACACGCCCCAGAATTACGGCGTCCCCCTCACCTGGATGAGCGTCAACCAAATGACGGATGCCGTGAAGCGTGGCAAAGTCTGGCGCGGGTTCTACGACTGGACCCGGTTCCACGACTGCAACTGGTACGGATGGGATGGCTACAAGCCCGGCGACAAGCTTACCGACTTCGGGCTCAATGACGAGCGCCTGAAGTATGTCCCGCACTGGCGGAACACCGCGATCATCAGCAACGATCCGAAGGTGCTGGTCGCCTACTGGCAAATGCCGGAGCGCGTCATCGTCATGGCCTTCAATCACGACGGAACAGAGGTGAAGAATCCCGTGCTGAAGGTGGACTTCGCTAAGCTCGGTTTGACGGGCGGCACGGTTGTCCTTTCGGAGCTGCGCGGCATCGACCCGCACAACGGCCAGTCGAATGAAGCGGATCCCGAGCCGGTGCTGGATGCCCCGGCTCAAACGGTGACGGTGAGCGGTCTTCTGCCGCACACGGCCCGATACATCGGTCTTCGGGTGGAAAAGCCCGCCGATGTCGAACGCCTGAAGAAGGAACTCGCCTCGGTGGGCGAGGGGGTCGAACTCACCGCCCGGATGCTCGACTGGGGCCTGGACGGCAAGGGAGTGAAGTTCCTCCCGGCCGGTCAGTCGAAAACCGTCAGCTCCACCGATCCTGCGGCCCAGGTCTCCGTGTGGGAGCTGCCCGACCGCGTGCTGCTGGCGGTGAAGAACACCGGTGCCAAGCCCCTGCCCGTCACGCTCGACATCGATCTCGACAAACTCGGCCTCGTTCCGAAGCTGCCGTGGCAGGAGTTCGTCAGGGTGCGCGACTTCAACGGCAAAGGATCGAAACTTGAATTCTACGATCGCAAGCTCGTGCTCACCGCCATCAAGCCGGGTGAGGTTCGACTCGTCGGCGTGCGCCGGTATTAA
- a CDS encoding beta-galactosidase, translating to MSIPYRQIHLDFHTSEAIPGIGTAWDKKHWQETLKRGHVNSINIFAVCHHGWSYYDTKIGKRHPHLADGFDLTRAQLDACTEVGIKTQVYLTVGVNNRVAREHSNWRAINSSGTYFGWSQRPADAGFHQLCFNTPYLDFVCDQVREIARLFPETDGLWLDIIHKLPCYCPYCMESMVKHGLDPLVEADANKHADIVLQNYYTRTLAALREVSPTMLMTQNSGNVTRGDRRFLKHVTHLELESLPTWGWGYDHFPMGAKYAQATGMEFLGMSGKFHTTWGEFGGFKHPNALRYECAAMMAYGAKCSIGDQLHPDGLLDESTYDLIGAAYAEVEVKEPWCEGARNVADVAVLSSQALDPLHQIGEDSDVGVTRLLLEGHVLFDMIDAEMDFSPYKVIMVADEGRIDAALKAKLDAYLAKGGKLLIVGRGALGEDGKPLFDVGATVAGESEFTLDYILPIPELRPSFVESPMVMYCKYPRLKVTTGTALGEVVEPYFERAWNHFCSHQHAPQKRQGTGLACGVQNGNIMWLPMDLCLAYRKVGQVATKHFFLACLRRLLGDTIGLRSNLPSTARVTLTEQSAQNRHVLHLLHANLVQRGTLQTTHMGQMMMEVIEDLTPCCDVKVSLLMKKPVSRVTLEPQGREIPFKIAGDRLEFELDRFTCHQMVVLTP from the coding sequence ATGAGCATACCGTACCGACAAATCCACCTCGACTTTCACACTTCCGAAGCCATTCCGGGCATAGGGACCGCGTGGGACAAAAAACACTGGCAGGAGACGCTCAAGCGCGGCCATGTGAACAGCATCAATATCTTCGCCGTCTGCCACCATGGCTGGAGCTATTACGACACCAAGATCGGCAAGCGCCATCCCCACCTGGCGGACGGCTTCGACCTCACCCGCGCCCAACTCGATGCCTGCACCGAGGTGGGCATAAAAACCCAGGTCTATCTCACGGTCGGCGTCAACAACCGCGTGGCGCGCGAGCATTCCAACTGGCGGGCGATCAATTCGAGCGGCACCTATTTCGGTTGGAGCCAACGGCCCGCAGATGCCGGGTTTCATCAACTCTGCTTCAACACGCCCTATCTGGACTTTGTCTGCGATCAGGTGCGTGAAATCGCCCGATTGTTTCCTGAAACCGACGGGCTCTGGCTGGACATCATCCACAAACTGCCCTGTTACTGCCCCTACTGCATGGAGAGCATGGTGAAGCACGGGCTGGACCCGCTCGTGGAGGCGGATGCCAACAAGCACGCCGATATCGTCCTGCAGAACTACTACACGCGCACGCTCGCCGCGCTGCGCGAGGTGAGCCCGACAATGCTCATGACCCAGAACAGCGGCAATGTGACCCGTGGCGACCGCCGTTTTCTCAAACATGTCACGCACCTGGAATTGGAAAGCCTGCCGACATGGGGCTGGGGCTACGACCATTTCCCGATGGGTGCCAAATACGCCCAGGCCACCGGCATGGAATTCCTCGGAATGTCCGGAAAGTTCCATACGACCTGGGGGGAGTTCGGCGGCTTCAAGCATCCGAACGCCCTGCGCTACGAGTGCGCCGCGATGATGGCTTACGGTGCCAAATGCTCCATCGGCGACCAACTTCACCCCGACGGTCTGCTCGATGAGTCCACCTACGACCTCATTGGCGCGGCCTATGCCGAGGTCGAGGTCAAGGAACCCTGGTGCGAGGGGGCCCGCAATGTGGCGGATGTGGCCGTGCTCTCATCCCAGGCGCTCGACCCTCTCCACCAGATAGGCGAAGACTCCGATGTCGGCGTCACCCGCCTCCTGCTCGAGGGGCATGTCCTCTTCGACATGATCGACGCCGAGATGGATTTCTCCCCCTACAAGGTGATCATGGTCGCGGACGAAGGCCGGATCGATGCGGCTCTCAAGGCGAAGCTCGACGCCTATCTCGCCAAGGGCGGCAAACTCCTCATCGTCGGCCGCGGCGCTCTCGGTGAGGACGGAAAGCCGTTGTTCGATGTCGGTGCGACGGTCGCCGGGGAAAGCGAATTCACGCTCGACTACATCCTGCCGATTCCCGAACTCCGTCCCTCCTTTGTGGAATCCCCGATGGTCATGTATTGCAAGTATCCGCGCCTGAAGGTGACCACCGGAACGGCCTTGGGGGAAGTGGTGGAGCCGTATTTCGAGCGGGCCTGGAACCACTTCTGCTCCCACCAGCACGCGCCGCAGAAGCGCCAGGGCACCGGTCTGGCCTGCGGGGTGCAAAACGGAAACATCATGTGGCTGCCGATGGATCTCTGCCTCGCCTACCGCAAGGTGGGACAGGTGGCGACCAAGCATTTCTTCCTCGCCTGCCTGCGCCGCCTCCTCGGCGACACGATCGGCCTGCGCTCGAACCTCCCGAGCACGGCCCGCGTCACGCTCACCGAGCAATCCGCGCAGAACCGCCATGTGCTCCACCTGCTCCACGCCAACCTCGTCCAGCGCGGCACCCTGCAGACCACCCACATGGGACAGATGATGATGGAAGTCATCGAAGACCTGACTCCTTGCTGCGATGTCAAGGTGTCGCTGCTGATGAAAAAGCCGGTGAGCCGCGTGACTCTGGAGCCGCAGGGCCGGGAGATCCCGTTCAAGATCGCCGGTGACAGGCTGGAGTTCGAATTGGACCGGTTCACCTGCCACCAGATGGTTGTCCTGACACCCTGA
- a CDS encoding glycoside hydrolase family 43 protein codes for MTERPYHNPILRGTHPDPSICRVGGDYYLCTSTFAYFPAAPIFHSRDLVHWRQIGHAMTRRGQLPLDGVAIPRGMYAPSLRHINGRFYMITTLMGHPQLGCRHLYVSTGDPAGEWSDAVWIDQPGIDPDLFQDEDGRTYFLRNTSDEPGPRRLVMGEIDLSTGTVLGEMKELWKGTGGYEPEGPHLYHIGDWYYLLAAEGGTGYGHMVTVARSRSLWGPYESSPLNPILSHRDVRPHPIQCLGHADLFQDHAGNWWMVFLGVRPPNGWSALQHLGRETFLAPVTWENGWPVVNGGRPVGLLMEAPLPPPVQCPEPPVRDDFDSPTLGLDWITLRQPPEGTWSLHERPGWLRLHGHASCLDDEGTSPAFLGRRQTEMTCKASAKLDFEPAREGDEAGLATHMRESHHYEVAVGLRRGVRVVFLRRRIHDLQTVVAEEELPPGPVELVCTATPETYTFGYRAGSSPLRILGTAAIAPISSDAACTFTGMMLALYATGNGDTCQAPADFDWFEYHPCDS; via the coding sequence ATGACGGAACGCCCTTACCACAACCCGATCCTCCGTGGGACCCATCCGGATCCGAGCATTTGCCGGGTGGGCGGCGACTATTACCTCTGCACCAGCACCTTTGCGTATTTCCCGGCCGCGCCGATTTTTCACAGCCGCGACCTTGTCCATTGGCGGCAGATCGGCCATGCGATGACGCGGCGCGGGCAACTTCCACTCGACGGCGTGGCGATCCCCCGCGGCATGTATGCGCCATCCTTGCGGCACATCAACGGGCGTTTTTACATGATCACCACGCTCATGGGACATCCGCAACTTGGGTGCCGCCATCTCTATGTCTCCACCGGGGATCCCGCCGGGGAGTGGTCCGATGCCGTCTGGATCGATCAACCCGGCATCGATCCCGATCTTTTCCAGGACGAAGACGGCCGCACCTACTTCCTCCGCAATACCTCCGATGAACCCGGCCCGCGACGGCTGGTGATGGGTGAGATCGATTTGAGCACCGGAACGGTCCTGGGGGAAATGAAGGAACTCTGGAAAGGGACCGGCGGCTACGAACCGGAAGGACCGCACCTTTACCACATTGGCGACTGGTATTATCTCCTGGCTGCCGAAGGGGGCACGGGCTACGGCCATATGGTGACGGTTGCCAGAAGCCGAAGCCTGTGGGGGCCATATGAATCCTCACCGCTCAACCCCATTCTCAGCCATCGCGATGTCAGGCCGCATCCCATCCAGTGCCTCGGCCACGCCGACCTTTTTCAGGATCATGCCGGCAACTGGTGGATGGTCTTTCTCGGGGTTCGCCCGCCGAACGGCTGGAGCGCACTTCAACACCTGGGCCGCGAGACCTTCCTCGCCCCGGTGACCTGGGAAAACGGCTGGCCGGTCGTCAATGGCGGTCGTCCCGTGGGATTGCTCATGGAGGCGCCTTTGCCTCCGCCTGTGCAATGTCCGGAACCACCCGTGCGGGATGACTTTGATTCCCCGACGCTTGGCCTCGACTGGATCACCCTGCGCCAGCCGCCAGAGGGGACTTGGTCACTCCACGAGCGCCCGGGGTGGCTGCGCCTGCATGGCCATGCGTCGTGCCTGGACGATGAAGGCACAAGCCCCGCCTTTCTGGGCCGCCGGCAGACGGAAATGACCTGCAAGGCCTCGGCAAAACTCGATTTCGAACCCGCGCGCGAAGGTGACGAGGCGGGGTTGGCGACCCACATGCGGGAGAGCCACCACTACGAGGTCGCCGTCGGCCTGCGGCGGGGAGTGCGCGTTGTTTTCCTGCGTCGCCGGATTCACGATCTGCAGACCGTGGTGGCCGAGGAGGAACTCCCGCCCGGTCCGGTCGAGTTGGTCTGCACCGCCACACCCGAGACCTACACCTTCGGCTATCGCGCCGGCAGCTCCCCGCTGAGAATCCTCGGCACGGCGGCCATCGCCCCCATATCCTCCGATGCCGCCTGCACCTTCACCGGCATGATGCTGGCCCTCTACGCCACGGGCAACGGTGACACTTGCCAGGCACCGGCCGATTTCGACTGGTTCGAATACCATCCCTGCGACAGCTGA